From Blattabacterium cuenoti, the proteins below share one genomic window:
- the serC gene encoding 3-phosphoserine/phosphohydroxythreonine transaminase — MKIYNFNAGPSILPKKVIKKSAQSVINYNQTGLSLLEISHRSDDFLNILDKTTDLVKRIMNLSDDYIILFLQGGATLQFSMIPYNLMKKRAAYLDTGIWAFNAIKEAENFGEVKVLFSSKKEKYTYISKNYKIPNEADYFHCTSNNTIIGTQMKTFPKTTIPIVCDMSSDIFSRELNFREFDLIYASAQKNISSSGMTIVIINKKIIGKIKRSIPSYLDYRIHMKNNRIFNTPNVFSIYTSMLTLEWIESKGGLSYLEQENEKKAKMLYEEIDRNHLFENKIDKEDRSNMNVTFFLKKKELEKKFNRIWKKENIIGLEGHRSIGGYRASIYNALPLKSVQFLIEIMREFERKI, encoded by the coding sequence ATGAAAATATATAATTTCAATGCAGGGCCCTCTATTTTACCAAAAAAAGTAATTAAAAAATCTGCTCAATCCGTGATTAATTATAATCAAACAGGTCTTTCTCTACTTGAAATATCTCATAGAAGCGATGATTTTTTAAATATTTTGGATAAAACAACTGATTTAGTAAAACGTATAATGAATTTAAGTGATGATTATATTATTTTATTTCTTCAAGGAGGTGCTACCTTGCAATTTAGTATGATTCCATATAATTTAATGAAAAAAAGGGCAGCATACTTGGATACAGGAATATGGGCATTTAATGCAATTAAAGAAGCAGAAAATTTTGGAGAAGTAAAAGTTCTTTTTTCTTCAAAAAAAGAAAAATATACGTACATATCTAAAAATTATAAAATACCAAATGAAGCAGACTATTTTCATTGTACATCCAATAATACGATTATAGGAACACAAATGAAAACCTTTCCAAAAACTACTATTCCAATAGTTTGCGATATGTCTTCTGATATTTTTAGTAGAGAATTGAATTTTCGTGAATTTGATTTAATCTATGCTTCAGCTCAAAAAAATATAAGTTCTTCAGGTATGACTATTGTTATAATAAACAAAAAAATTATAGGAAAGATTAAAAGAAGTATACCTTCTTATCTTGATTATAGGATTCACATGAAAAATAATAGAATTTTCAATACTCCAAATGTATTTTCTATTTATACTTCTATGTTGACTTTAGAATGGATAGAAAGTAAGGGCGGTCTTTCATATTTAGAACAAGAGAACGAAAAAAAAGCTAAAATGTTGTATGAAGAAATAGATAGAAATCATTTATTTGAAAATAAAATTGATAAAGAAGATCGTTCTAACATGAACGTTACCTTTTTTTTAAAGAAAAAAGAATTAGAAAAAAAATTTAATAGAATATGGAAAAAAGAAAATATTATAGGTTTGGAAGGACACCGATCTATAGGAGGATATAGAGCTAGTATTTATAATGCTCTTCCATTGAAAAGTGTTCAATTTTTAATTGAAATAATGAGAGAATTTGAAAGAAAAATTTGA
- a CDS encoding YggS family pyridoxal phosphate-dependent enzyme, producing the protein MTNKNKKQVKTIENIFFSIKKSLPKNIKILAISKNQDISSIKKLYKIGQRDFGENYIQEMIQKYQKLPKDIRWHMTGIIQSNKLKYIIPFINLIHSVQKMKHIQIINKEASKYNRIIKCLLQIKICKDKNKTGITNQIAKKILEDETYKNMKYVKIIGLMGISSFQTTDEEIEKEFFSLNQLYKKFKKKYKHYILSMGMSKDYPIAIKNGSNCIRLGEIIFGKREKRTT; encoded by the coding sequence TTGACTAATAAAAATAAAAAACAAGTAAAAACTATTGAAAATATATTTTTTTCTATAAAAAAATCACTACCAAAAAATATAAAAATTTTAGCTATATCTAAAAATCAGGATATTTCTTCTATAAAAAAACTTTATAAAATAGGACAAAGAGATTTTGGAGAAAATTATATTCAAGAAATGATCCAAAAATATCAAAAATTACCAAAAGACATCCGTTGGCATATGACTGGAATCATTCAAAGTAACAAATTGAAATATATAATTCCTTTTATAAATCTCATTCATAGTGTTCAAAAAATGAAACATATTCAAATTATCAATAAAGAAGCTTCAAAATATAATCGTATAATAAAATGTTTATTGCAGATAAAAATTTGTAAGGATAAAAACAAAACAGGAATTACAAATCAAATAGCTAAAAAAATTTTAGAAGACGAAACTTATAAAAATATGAAATATGTTAAAATTATTGGTTTAATGGGCATATCATCTTTTCAAACTACAGATGAAGAAATTGAAAAAGAGTTTTTTTCTTTGAACCAATTGTATAAAAAATTTAAAAAAAAATATAAACATTATATTCTATCTATGGGAATGAGTAAAGATTATCCCATAGCTATAAAAAATGGATCTAATTGTATCAGATTAGGCGAAATTATTTTTGGTAAAAGAGAAAAAAGAACTACATAA
- the trpA gene encoding tryptophan synthase subunit alpha — MNQIHKLFQSKKRRIFCVYFTAGYPTLNSMEEILHVLQSTPVDLIEIGLPYSDPLSDGVVIQNSSRIALKNGMNISLLFSIIEKIKKKIRTPIILMGYYNQFYKFGEEKFLKESQKSGVSGLIFPDLSVDIYVKKYEKMFKKYFISMIFLITPKTDMSRIIYLSKITDGFLYVVSSNSITGKHTLFKKEHFTFFTKIKRISNIPKLIGFGIQNKNDFDFACKYANGGIIGSSFIQSINKNRLKSSIIEYIETILM; from the coding sequence ATGAACCAAATACATAAATTATTTCAATCAAAGAAAAGAAGAATATTCTGTGTTTATTTTACTGCAGGTTATCCTACACTTAATAGTATGGAAGAAATACTTCACGTTTTACAATCTACTCCTGTAGATTTAATTGAAATAGGTCTTCCTTATTCAGATCCATTATCTGATGGAGTTGTTATTCAAAATAGCAGCAGAATAGCATTAAAAAATGGAATGAATATTTCTCTTTTATTCTCAATAATAGAAAAAATAAAGAAAAAAATAAGAACTCCTATTATTCTTATGGGATATTACAATCAATTTTATAAATTTGGAGAAGAAAAATTTTTAAAGGAAAGTCAAAAATCTGGTGTTTCTGGATTAATTTTTCCAGATTTATCTGTTGATATTTATGTAAAAAAATATGAAAAAATGTTCAAAAAATATTTCATATCCATGATTTTTTTAATTACACCAAAAACAGATATGTCAAGAATTATTTATTTGAGCAAAATAACTGATGGTTTTTTATATGTAGTATCTTCTAATTCAATCACTGGAAAACATACTCTTTTTAAAAAAGAGCATTTTACTTTTTTTACAAAAATAAAAAGAATATCTAATATTCCTAAATTAATTGGATTCGGAATTCAAAATAAAAATGATTTTGACTTCGCTTGTAAATATGCAAATGGAGGAATAATAGGTAGTTCTTTCATTCAATCAATCAATAAAAATAGATTAAAATCTAGTATTATAGAATATATAGAAACCATTCTTATGTAG
- the trpB gene encoding tryptophan synthase subunit beta, translating to MKYFVDKNGYYGMFGGSFIPEMLYNNLKELQDNYKEIIESVQFKKLYDNLMKNYVGRPTPLFFCKKYSDKYHAKIYLKREDLNHTGSHKINNTIGQALLAKKLGKKKIIAETGAGQHGVATATVCALMNLECFIFMGKKDMNRQYSNVLRMKSLGARIKPVSSGEMTLKDAINEAIRFWINHSESYYLMGSTVGPHPYPQMVADFQSIISKEIKTQLEEKEGRLYPDYVIACIGGGSNAAGSFYHFLDQKKVNLIAVEASGLGINTKKNSASIHCGSKGILHGSMTIFLQDEYGQILPTHSISAGLDYPGIGPMHANLFFQKRVKFLHSTDEEALNAGYELIQLEGILPALESAHALAVLNKIDFKINEIVIVNLSGRGDKDIKVYNDFFKKDEPNT from the coding sequence ATGAAATACTTCGTGGATAAAAATGGATACTATGGAATGTTTGGAGGCTCTTTTATTCCTGAAATGCTATATAACAACCTTAAGGAATTGCAAGATAATTATAAAGAGATAATAGAAAGTGTACAATTTAAAAAATTGTATGATAATTTAATGAAAAATTATGTAGGAAGACCTACTCCTTTATTTTTTTGTAAAAAATATTCAGACAAATATCATGCAAAAATTTATCTGAAAAGAGAAGATTTAAATCATACTGGATCACATAAAATAAATAATACAATAGGACAAGCCTTGTTAGCTAAAAAACTTGGAAAGAAAAAGATTATAGCTGAAACTGGAGCAGGACAACATGGAGTTGCTACGGCAACTGTTTGTGCTTTGATGAATTTAGAATGTTTCATATTTATGGGTAAAAAAGATATGAATCGTCAATATTCTAATGTTCTTAGAATGAAATCTCTTGGAGCTAGGATTAAACCTGTTTCTAGCGGAGAAATGACATTAAAAGATGCAATCAATGAAGCTATTCGTTTTTGGATAAATCATTCGGAAAGTTATTATTTAATGGGGTCAACTGTAGGTCCTCATCCTTATCCTCAAATGGTTGCTGATTTTCAATCAATTATAAGTAAAGAAATAAAAACACAATTAGAAGAGAAAGAAGGTCGATTATATCCAGATTATGTTATTGCTTGCATTGGAGGTGGAAGTAATGCTGCAGGTTCTTTTTATCATTTTCTAGATCAAAAAAAAGTTAATTTGATCGCTGTAGAAGCTTCTGGATTAGGAATTAATACAAAAAAGAACTCGGCTTCTATACATTGTGGATCTAAAGGAATATTACATGGTTCTATGACTATCTTCTTACAAGATGAATATGGTCAAATTTTACCTACTCATTCTATATCTGCTGGTTTGGATTATCCTGGAATAGGACCTATGCATGCTAATCTATTTTTTCAGAAACGTGTAAAATTTTTACACTCTACAGACGAAGAAGCTTTAAATGCCGGTTATGAATTGATCCAATTAGAAGGAATTTTACCTGCATTAGAAAGTGCACATGCATTAGCTGTATTGAATAAGATAGATTTTAAAATTAATGAGATTGTTATTGTTAATTTATCTGGAAGGGGAGACAAAGATATTAAAGTTTATAATGATTTTTTCAAAAAAGATGAACCAAATACATAA
- the trpF gene encoding phosphoribosylanthranilate isomerase: MKNRLLKIKICGIKYDIKDISSLDPDFMGFIFYPKSPRFVGSNFFLPKLKKGILKTGVFVNETEDNLLKISKDKKLDFVQLHGNETPFYCEKILKKGLKIIKTFHIDKTFSFNRIQDYISLCNYFLFDTRIPLFYGGSGKKFCWKRLYEYNLDVPFFLSGGIGIEDLEKIKKFFYSNSKMFGIDVNSRFEIKPGKKNKISLNNFIREIKEKL, translated from the coding sequence ATGAAAAATAGATTATTAAAAATAAAGATATGCGGAATAAAATATGATATAAAAGATATATCTTCTTTAGATCCTGATTTTATGGGTTTTATTTTTTATCCAAAATCTCCTAGATTTGTAGGATCTAATTTTTTTCTACCAAAATTAAAAAAAGGTATATTAAAAACTGGAGTCTTTGTAAATGAAACAGAAGATAATTTGTTAAAAATTAGCAAAGATAAAAAATTAGATTTTGTTCAACTTCATGGTAATGAAACTCCTTTTTATTGTGAAAAAATATTAAAAAAAGGATTGAAGATAATAAAAACATTTCATATAGATAAAACTTTTTCTTTTAATAGAATTCAAGATTATATCTCCTTATGTAATTATTTTCTATTTGATACTAGGATTCCATTATTTTATGGAGGAAGTGGAAAAAAATTTTGTTGGAAAAGACTATATGAATATAACTTGGATGTTCCTTTTTTTTTAAGTGGAGGTATAGGAATAGAAGATTTAGAAAAAATTAAAAAATTTTTTTATTCAAACTCTAAGATGTTTGGAATAGATGTTAATAGTAGATTCGAAATAAAACCAGGAAAAAAAAACAAAATATCTCTCAATAATTTTATTAGAGAAATAAAAGAAAAACTATGA
- the trpC gene encoding indole-3-glycerol phosphate synthase TrpC translates to MNFLDQIILKKKKEVSKNKEFFSIKKLESSSLFQKKTSSIVKNLRKNNIGIIAEFKRKSPSKGMLNKDVFIEKVVKDYEKAGAIGLSILTDFSFFSGRKEDLIKTCSIVTIPVLRKDFIIDEYQIIESKSIGSDVILLIADILSKKKIRDFSFLAKSIGLEIILELNREKEMDKLTDHIDIIGINNRNLHNFIVDSKNCLKLISKLPNNYLKIAESGINNIQDILYLKNRGFSGFLIGEFFMKTKDPGNTCKNMIETLKNYEK, encoded by the coding sequence ATGAATTTTCTTGATCAAATCATATTGAAAAAAAAGAAAGAAGTTTCTAAGAATAAAGAATTTTTTTCTATAAAAAAATTAGAAAGCAGTTCTCTTTTTCAAAAAAAAACTTCTTCTATAGTAAAAAATTTAAGAAAAAATAATATTGGTATTATTGCAGAATTCAAACGAAAATCACCTTCTAAAGGTATGCTTAATAAGGATGTATTCATAGAAAAAGTAGTTAAAGATTATGAAAAAGCGGGTGCTATTGGTTTATCTATACTAACTGATTTTTCTTTCTTTTCCGGTAGAAAAGAAGATTTAATAAAAACATGTTCAATTGTAACTATCCCTGTATTAAGAAAAGATTTTATAATTGACGAATATCAAATTATAGAATCTAAATCTATAGGATCTGATGTTATATTATTAATAGCAGATATTTTATCTAAAAAAAAAATTCGAGATTTTTCTTTTTTAGCAAAAAGCATAGGGTTAGAAATTATTTTAGAACTTAACAGGGAAAAGGAAATGGATAAATTGACTGATCATATCGATATTATAGGAATTAACAATCGTAACTTACATAATTTTATTGTTGATTCAAAAAATTGTTTAAAATTAATTTCAAAATTACCTAATAACTATTTAAAAATAGCAGAAAGTGGAATAAACAATATTCAGGATATACTCTATTTAAAAAATAGAGGTTTTTCCGGTTTTCTTATAGGAGAGTTTTTTATGAAAACTAAAGATCCTGGAAATACTTGTAAAAATATGATAGAGACCTTAAAAAATTATGAAAAATAG
- the trpD gene encoding anthranilate phosphoribosyltransferase, with product MKKILNHLLLEKTLTKEEAKNIIYNLYKGKIKHSQVIAMVTIYNMRNPTIEEIIGFQHALMELCVPIDLTDFHSVDIVGTGGDGKNTFNISTLACFIVAGTGEKVIKHGNFGFSSSTGSSNILNRLGYIFTSKEDKLRKQLDKVGFCYLHAPLFHPVLNIVSDTRKELGIRTLFNILGPLLNPGIPKNQLLGVNNLELARMYYYVYQNTNNNYAIIHSLDGYDEITLTSDIKCYSTIGEKFYTIEELGKRKIHPKELKGGKNTEENTQIFMNILSGKGSEAQNEVVLTNATFALSLINKDSLETNYEKAKFSLKSGKAKNILKKLLEL from the coding sequence ATGAAAAAAATATTGAATCATCTGTTATTAGAGAAAACACTTACAAAAGAAGAAGCAAAAAACATCATATATAATTTATATAAAGGAAAAATTAAACATTCTCAAGTAATAGCTATGGTTACTATTTATAACATGAGAAATCCTACTATAGAAGAAATAATTGGTTTTCAACATGCTTTAATGGAATTATGTGTTCCAATAGATCTAACAGATTTTCATTCTGTTGATATTGTTGGAACAGGAGGAGATGGAAAAAATACTTTTAATATTTCTACTTTAGCATGTTTTATTGTTGCAGGTACTGGAGAGAAAGTAATAAAACATGGTAATTTTGGTTTTTCATCTTCTACGGGATCTTCTAATATTTTAAATAGATTGGGTTATATTTTTACAAGTAAAGAAGATAAATTAAGAAAACAATTGGATAAAGTAGGTTTTTGCTATTTACATGCCCCTTTATTTCATCCGGTATTAAATATTGTATCTGATACAAGAAAAGAATTAGGAATAAGGACTTTATTTAATATTCTTGGGCCTTTATTAAACCCAGGGATACCTAAAAATCAATTATTAGGAGTTAATAATTTAGAATTAGCAAGAATGTATTACTATGTTTATCAAAACACAAATAATAACTACGCCATTATTCATAGTTTAGATGGTTATGACGAAATAACGTTAACTAGCGATATTAAATGTTATTCTACTATAGGTGAAAAATTTTATACTATAGAGGAATTGGGAAAAAGAAAAATACATCCTAAAGAGTTAAAAGGAGGAAAAAATACGGAAGAAAATACACAAATATTCATGAATATTTTATCTGGAAAAGGAAGTGAAGCTCAAAATGAAGTAGTATTAACAAATGCTACATTTGCTTTAAGTCTTATAAATAAAGATAGTTTAGAAACTAATTATGAGAAAGCTAAATTTTCTTTAAAAAGTGGAAAAGCAAAAAATATTCTTAAAAAACTATTAGAATTATGA
- a CDS encoding anthranilate synthase component II, with the protein MKNKKILIIDNYDSFTYNLVHAVKKLTKKSVKVYRNNEIKLSDIEKYNKIILSPGPGIPDEAHILKPLVKKYASTKSIFGVCLGLQAIGEVFGATLLNTKKVYHGLSSLIKIVDKKETIFKKIPREIEVGRYHSWIISNQNFPKDLQITAIGNKGEIMALRHKLYDVRGVQFHPESILTPYGEKIIGNWLKL; encoded by the coding sequence ATGAAAAATAAAAAAATATTAATAATAGATAATTATGATTCTTTCACATACAATCTTGTTCATGCAGTAAAAAAATTAACAAAAAAATCTGTTAAAGTTTATAGAAATAATGAGATTAAACTTTCTGATATAGAGAAATACAATAAAATAATTCTCTCACCTGGACCAGGTATACCTGATGAAGCTCATATTTTAAAACCTCTAGTTAAAAAATACGCTTCTACCAAAAGTATTTTTGGAGTTTGTTTAGGTTTACAAGCTATAGGAGAAGTTTTTGGAGCTACTCTTTTAAATACAAAAAAAGTATACCATGGATTATCTAGCTTAATAAAAATCGTAGATAAAAAAGAAACTATTTTTAAAAAAATACCCAGAGAGATAGAGGTTGGACGTTATCATTCTTGGATTATATCTAATCAAAATTTTCCGAAGGATCTTCAAATTACTGCAATAGGAAATAAAGGTGAAATTATGGCATTACGTCATAAACTATATGATGTACGAGGCGTTCAATTTCATCCAGAATCTATTTTAACTCCATATGGAGAAAAAATTATAGGTAATTGGTTGAAATTATAA
- a CDS encoding anthranilate synthase component I family protein, whose translation MFKFSFKTIQKKILADNTTPVELYLKLRDRFPKTLLLEISDYKIHKNYSILCVNPISEFIVDKNVVRISYPNFVHKHIFINEKSNIQVLIDDFFAKFKSENSSISYSGFYGYVSYDSIQYFEKIKLYAPIKEYYDLPQIRFGFYGNLIIFHPLYNEIYLIEHKFSNLENKLPVNQLIDLIKKKNISFFSFKSLEKITSNISDKEYKNMVKEGIDACFRGDVFQIVLSRQFQQKFKGDEFNVYRALRFINPSPYLFYFDYGNYKIFGSSPESQLIIENKTAYLYPIAGTIGRSGDKKKDIESSKILSKDPKENAEHVMLVDLARNDLSKNASHVKVENFKNIQSFSHVLHMVSKVSGKLGEKTSIIKVFGDTFPAGTLSGAPKYKAMKLIDQIENQNRGIYGGAIGFFGLKNYNINTAIVIRSFISKNNILFFQAGAGVVSYSNREKELEEVNNKLMALFNAIDYSQNI comes from the coding sequence ATGTTCAAATTTAGTTTTAAAACTATTCAAAAAAAAATATTGGCTGATAATACTACTCCAGTAGAATTATATTTAAAATTAAGAGATCGTTTTCCAAAAACTTTATTGTTAGAAATATCTGATTATAAAATTCATAAAAATTATTCTATTCTTTGTGTTAATCCTATATCTGAATTTATTGTAGATAAAAATGTAGTACGTATATCATATCCAAATTTTGTTCACAAACATATTTTTATCAATGAAAAATCGAATATACAAGTTCTAATTGATGATTTTTTTGCAAAATTTAAAAGTGAAAATTCATCTATTTCTTATTCTGGTTTTTATGGATATGTATCTTATGATAGTATTCAATATTTTGAAAAAATTAAATTATATGCACCTATTAAAGAATACTATGATTTACCACAAATTAGGTTTGGGTTTTATGGAAATTTAATAATATTTCATCCACTTTATAATGAAATTTATTTAATAGAACACAAATTTTCCAATTTAGAAAATAAATTACCTGTAAATCAATTAATTGATTTAATTAAGAAAAAAAATATTTCCTTTTTTTCTTTTAAATCTTTAGAAAAGATAACATCCAATATTTCAGATAAAGAATATAAAAATATGGTTAAGGAAGGAATAGATGCATGTTTTCGTGGAGATGTATTTCAAATAGTATTATCCAGACAATTTCAACAAAAATTTAAAGGAGATGAATTTAATGTATATCGTGCTTTACGATTCATTAATCCTTCACCATATTTATTTTATTTTGATTATGGTAATTATAAAATTTTTGGTTCATCTCCGGAATCACAATTAATAATAGAGAACAAAACAGCTTATCTTTATCCAATAGCAGGAACTATAGGAAGATCAGGAGATAAAAAAAAAGATATAGAATCATCTAAAATTCTTTCAAAGGATCCTAAAGAGAATGCGGAACATGTAATGTTAGTTGATTTAGCAAGAAATGATTTAAGTAAAAATGCTTCTCATGTTAAAGTTGAAAATTTTAAAAACATACAAAGTTTCTCTCATGTTTTACATATGGTATCTAAAGTTTCCGGTAAATTGGGAGAAAAGACATCTATTATAAAGGTATTTGGAGATACCTTTCCTGCAGGAACCCTATCAGGGGCTCCAAAATACAAAGCCATGAAATTGATAGATCAAATAGAAAATCAAAATAGAGGAATATATGGAGGAGCTATTGGTTTTTTTGGATTAAAAAATTATAATATTAATACGGCTATTGTTATTCGTTCTTTTATTAGTAAAAATAATATTCTTTTTTTTCAGGCTGGAGCTGGAGTTGTTTCTTATTCTAATAGAGAAAAAGAATTAGAAGAAGTTAATAACAAACTTATGGCATTATTTAATGCTATAGATTATTCTCAAAATATATGA
- a CDS encoding glycoside hydrolase family 73 protein, whose protein sequence is MIKKISFYSLFFFTFIFSLSSKEIERKIEEKEKRKKKIVQYIEKYAILAIEEMEKYGIPASVKLAQAIIESSNGSSILSNKTNNHFGIKCGKNWIGKVYHHDDDLPQECFRKYPSVEESFNDHSIFLKKSQRYSKLFFLKKRDYKAWAIGLKKAGYATSLKYSDQIINQIEKYMLWLLDSETSSSFRMDKYLRETKKQKNVIINLFFRISLFYKIFIYFI, encoded by the coding sequence ATGATAAAAAAAATATCATTTTATTCTTTGTTTTTTTTCACTTTTATTTTTTCTTTATCCTCAAAAGAAATAGAGAGAAAGATAGAAGAAAAAGAAAAAAGGAAAAAAAAAATTGTTCAGTACATAGAAAAATATGCAATTCTTGCTATTGAAGAAATGGAAAAATATGGTATTCCTGCAAGTGTTAAATTAGCACAAGCTATTATAGAATCATCAAACGGAAGTAGTATATTATCCAATAAAACAAATAATCATTTTGGAATAAAGTGTGGAAAAAATTGGATAGGAAAAGTATATCATCATGATGATGATCTTCCTCAAGAATGTTTTAGAAAATATCCTTCAGTAGAAGAATCTTTCAATGATCATTCAATTTTTTTGAAAAAATCACAACGATATTCCAAATTATTCTTTCTTAAGAAAAGGGATTATAAAGCTTGGGCTATTGGTCTAAAAAAAGCTGGATACGCTACTTCATTAAAGTATAGTGATCAAATAATTAACCAAATAGAAAAATATATGTTATGGTTATTAGACAGTGAAACCTCTTCTAGTTTTAGAATGGATAAATATTTAAGAGAAACAAAAAAACAAAAAAATGTTATTATAAATTTATTTTTTCGTATTTCTCTTTTTTACAAAATTTTTATTTATTTTATTTAA
- a CDS encoding glycine cleavage system protein H, producing MDQNNLKYSKNHEWIGILELENELAYVGITYFAQKELGDIIYLDIDENIIGTKIKGGNVFGTIEAVKTVSDLFMPISGKILETNKKLISKPENIHANSYDEGWIIKIKVLYRKEYDLLMSFTEYKDYIGEENKK from the coding sequence ATGGATCAAAATAATTTAAAGTACAGTAAGAATCATGAATGGATAGGAATATTAGAATTAGAAAATGAATTGGCCTATGTTGGAATTACTTACTTTGCTCAAAAAGAATTAGGTGATATTATTTATTTGGATATAGATGAAAATATTATAGGAACAAAAATAAAAGGAGGAAATGTTTTTGGAACAATAGAAGCAGTTAAAACTGTATCAGATTTATTTATGCCTATTTCTGGAAAAATACTTGAAACTAATAAAAAATTAATTTCTAAACCAGAAAATATTCATGCGAATTCTTATGATGAAGGTTGGATTATTAAAATAAAAGTATTGTATAGAAAAGAATACGATTTACTAATGTCTTTTACAGAATACAAGGATTATATAGGAGAAGAGAATAAAAAATAA